The following coding sequences are from one Canis lupus dingo isolate Sandy chromosome 21, ASM325472v2, whole genome shotgun sequence window:
- the LOC112641921 gene encoding lysine-specific demethylase 4D-like — translation MSLNFESLCGRCNSRSCAAGGEGERSPSPSNTKEKGGLTAGAGVRRVIEGVNTPYLYFGMWKTAFAWHTEDMDLYSINYLHFGQPKTWYAVPPEHGQRLERLARELFPGSARTCEAFLRHKVALISPTVLRDSGIPFSRVTQEAGEFMVTFPYGYHSGFNHGFNCAEAINFATARWIDYGKVASQCSCGEARVTFSMDAFVRILQPERYELWKRGQDRAAVDHTEPTAADSRELSAWRGFCPESPASGQTGSASASSEQEALLSGSLLPGADRPRRGEMRLSVGARGPAPALGSAPPQCWRPEP, via the exons GGCCGCTGCAATAGCCGCTCCTGTGCAGCAGGGGGCGAGGGGGAGCGCAGTCCGTCACCAAGTAACACCAAGGAGAAGGGCGGGCT GACCGCTGGAGCAGGAGTGCGGCGCGTCATCGAGGGCGTCAACACCCCCTACCTGTACTTCGGCATGTGGAAGACCGCCTTCGCCTGGCACACGGAGGACATGGACCTGTACAGCATCAACTACCTGCACTTCGGGCAGCCCAAGACTTGGTACGCCGTGCCCCCCGAGCACGGCCAGCGCCTGGAACGCCTGGCCAGGGAGCTCTTCCCGGGCAGCGCCCGCACCTGCGAGGCCTTCCTGAGGCACAAGGTGGCTCTCATCTCGCCCACGGTCCTCAGGGACAGCGGGATCCCCTTCAGTCGGGTCACCCAGGAGGCTGGCGAGTTCATGGTGACGTTTCCCTACGGCTACCACTCTGGCTTCAACCACGGCTTCAACTGCGCAGAGGCCATCAACTTCGCCACCGCGCGCTGGATCGACTACGGCAAAGTGGCCTCTCAGTGCAGCTGCGGGGAGGCCAGGGTCACCTTCTCCATGGACGCCTTCGTGCGCATCCTGCAGCCTGAGCGCTATGAGCTGTGGAAGCGCGGGCAGGACCGGGCTGCTGTGGACCACACGGAGCCCACGGCCGCGGACAGCCGGGAGCTGAGCGCCTGGCGGGGCTTCTGCCCGGAGTCCCCAGCCAGCGGGCAGACGGGGTCCGCGTCAGCGTCTTCGGAACAGGAGGCTCTGCtctcggggagtctgcttccagGAGCCGACCGCCCACGCCGGGGCGAGATGCGCCTCTCGGTGGGCGCAAGGGGCCCAGCTCCGGCCCTGGGCTCGGCTCCCCCGCAGTGCTGGCGACCGGAGCCCTGA